One segment of Sinorhizobium sp. BG8 DNA contains the following:
- a CDS encoding phosphotransferase, with amino-acid sequence MSDNAPTTYVVDIRDLLSPDVRIVHSTRRPYFEKRIVEHNGTYVLYRFHDREQMELLERTIDRIAGSGARVQAVQGRISTTSGDDKRFGNWIALAYLPGEKIGGRSASPASVISLADNLARLHSVEGPAYHALFQSAEPRLPHQDFLKDNGDLPPEAQRWIEESAARFEIISATQLTHGDLYASNILVGEDQSVALIDYELLAHEPFGIELAIALLRPFCLSEKNRKLLLRTYLRTCPVELRRSWKRHGRDFVFAAAARLALSRTRRFRNLRIQNFIVGAKSRLSPSAKTRSALHETYRKNVALIESARNREIYFRHIARAVVRLCLERPDIEPLQLIKESLISLRNK; translated from the coding sequence TTGAGTGACAATGCGCCAACGACATACGTCGTCGACATTCGCGACCTGCTGTCGCCCGACGTCAGGATCGTGCATTCGACGCGGCGCCCCTACTTCGAAAAACGAATCGTCGAGCACAACGGCACCTATGTGCTGTATCGCTTCCATGACCGGGAGCAGATGGAGCTCCTCGAACGAACGATCGACCGGATTGCGGGTTCCGGCGCGCGGGTCCAGGCCGTACAAGGCCGCATCTCCACGACTTCGGGCGATGACAAGCGTTTCGGCAACTGGATAGCGCTTGCTTATCTGCCTGGCGAGAAGATCGGAGGAAGGAGCGCGAGCCCGGCCAGCGTCATCTCGCTCGCAGACAATCTCGCCAGGCTTCATTCGGTCGAAGGACCCGCCTATCACGCCCTCTTCCAGAGCGCCGAACCGCGCCTGCCGCATCAGGACTTCCTGAAGGACAACGGCGATCTTCCGCCGGAGGCACAGCGCTGGATCGAAGAAAGTGCGGCCAGATTCGAGATTATCAGCGCGACCCAGCTCACCCATGGAGATCTCTACGCCAGCAACATACTCGTCGGCGAAGACCAGTCCGTTGCGCTGATAGACTATGAATTGTTGGCCCACGAACCCTTCGGCATTGAACTTGCGATCGCGCTGCTGCGTCCGTTCTGCCTGAGCGAGAAAAACCGGAAACTCCTTCTCAGGACCTATCTCAGAACCTGCCCCGTGGAGCTCAGACGCTCATGGAAGCGGCATGGCCGGGACTTCGTCTTTGCCGCAGCCGCAAGGCTTGCGCTCTCCAGGACGCGCCGCTTCCGGAACCTCAGGATCCAGAATTTCATTGTCGGGGCGAAGAGCAGGTTATCGCCCTCGGCGAAGACCCGATCGGCGCTTCACGAAACCTACAGGAAAAACGTCGCTCTGATCGAATCGGCACGTAATCGCGAGATCTACTTCCGCCATATCGCCCGCGCCGTCGTCAGGCTCTGCCTCGAAAGACCTGACATCGAACCACTGCAGCTCATCAAGGAGAGCCTCATCAGCCTTCGCAACAAATGA